From Kryptolebias marmoratus isolate JLee-2015 linkage group LG15, ASM164957v2, whole genome shotgun sequence, a single genomic window includes:
- the rs1a gene encoding retinoschisin 1a — MVLNMQRFLLVLLVLLVLGADVIISVGAQEAGVSEAWTGKSCKCDCDEGESPTEFSFLGPGGSTVKGMDCMPECPYHKPLGFEAGSVGADQISCSNQDQYTGWFSSWLPSKARLNNQGFGCAWLSKFQDNSQWLQIDLKQVMVVSGILTQGRCDADEWVTKYSVQYRMDEKLNWIYYKDQTGNNRVFYGNSDRSASVQNLLRPPIVARYVRILPLGWHTRIALRLELLMCMKKCM; from the exons ATGGTTCTAAACATGCAGCGAttcctgctggttctgctggttctgctggttctgggAGCTGACG TGATCATCAGTGTTGGAGCTCAGGAG GCCGGCGTGTCAGAGGCGTGGACAGGAAAGTCCTGTAAATGTGACTGTGACGAAGGAGAATCTCCAACAGAGTTTTCCTTCCTCGGTCCTGGAGGCTCCACGGTGAAGGGAATGGACTGCATGCCAG AGTGTCCGTATCACAAGCCGCTTGGATTCGAGGCAGGATCTGTGGGCGCCGACCAGATCAGCTGCTCCAACCAGGACCAGTACACCGGCTGGTTCTCCTCGTGGCTCCCGAGTAAGGCCAGGCTCAACAACCAGGGCTTCGG gtgtgCCTGGCTGTCCAAGTTTCAGGACAACAGTCAGTGGCTGCAGATCGACCTGAAGCAGGTGATGGTGGTGTCGGGGATCCTGACTCAGGGCCGCTGCGATGCAGACGAGTGGGTCACCAAGTACAGCGTTCAGTACCGCATGGACGAAAAGCTCAACTGGATCTATTACAAGGACCAAACCGGAAACAACCGG gtgtTTTATGGAAACTCTGACCGCTCGGCTTCGGTCCAGAACCTCCTCCGGCCGCCCATCGTGGCCCGGTACGTCCGCATCCTCCCCCTGGGCTGGCACACCCGCATCGCCCTGCGCCTGGAGCTGCTGATGTGCATGAAGAAGTGCATGTGA